A portion of the Clupea harengus chromosome 18, Ch_v2.0.2, whole genome shotgun sequence genome contains these proteins:
- the LOC105898403 gene encoding leukotriene B4 receptor 1-like, translated as MDSFNGTTDPTMLPHYLQPSLSSFSLSPSSSSPSSSPGLSVSHQVGISILTIALVVGFPGNLFVVWSVLCRVRQRSVTCLLVFNLALADVLVLLTAPLFLRSLTVGVQGWEFGTATCKIVHYLCAVNMYTSIYLITLMSADRWLATSRPFVAQRLRTKRALLSIILAFWVLAFVLALPMPFYRSNEQIFGHKNITSFFCVPYHWDSVGHQVFQYLVETFMGFLLPFSLIAGCYASVFCRLRTAMFKRRGRGSCLILTILAAFALFWLPYHIVNILQVIGLLTDTEWAIDAAKVARPNVTAFAFLSSSVNPVLYVFAGSSHIRNAGLGFMAKLFEGTYSDTQSRSTRSTRSSVPDDNSIFRKITQKMSVRGGGGGGGGRGESVAGGEEDTRKTAELKNLMTVAE; from the exons ATGGACTCCTTCAACGGCACCACTGACCCAACCATGCTACCCCATTACCtgcaaccctctctctcctccttctctctctctccctcctcttcctctccctcctcttccccggGCCTCTCCGTCTCGCACCAGGTGGGCATCAGCATCCTGACCATAGCCCTGGTGGTGGGTTTCCCTGGCAACCTCTTCGTGGTGTGGTCGGTGCTGTGTCGTGTGCGCCAGCGCTCCGTCACCTGCCTGCTGGTGTTCAACCTGGCGTTGGCCGACGTGCTGGTCCTGCTGACCGCGCCGCTCTTCCTGCGCTCCCTGACGGTGGGCGTGCAGGGCTGGGAGTTTGGCACCGCCACGTGCAAGATCGTGCACTACCTCTGCGCCGTCAACATGTACACCTCCATCTACCTGATCACCCTGATGAGCGCCGACCGCTGGCTGGCCACCAGCAGGCCCTTCGTGGCACAGCGGCTGCGCACCAAGCGGGCACTACTTTCCATCATTCTGGCATTTTGGGTGCTGGCCTTCGTTCTGGCACTGCCTATGCCATTCtaccgcag CAACGAGCAGATTTTCGGACACAAGAACATCACCTCCTTCTTCTGCGTACCTTACCACTGGGACAGCGTGGGCCATCAGGTGTTCCAGTACCTGGTGGAGACGTTCATGGGCTTCCTGCTGCCCTTCAGCCTCATCGCCGGCTGCTACGCCTCCGTCTTCTGCCGCCTGCGCACGGCCATGTTCAAGCGTCGCGGGCGGGGCAGCTGCCTCATCCTCACCATCCTCGCTGCCTTCGCCCTCTTCTGGCTGCCGTACCACATCGTCAACATcctgcag gtgATCGGACTGCTGACTGACACCGAGTGGGCGATTGATGCGGCGAAGGTGGCGCGTCCCAACGTGACGGCGTTTGCGTTCCTGAGCAGCAGCGTGAATCCCGTGCTCTACGTGTTCGCTGGCAGCTCGCACATCCGGAACGCGGGCCTAGGCTTCATGGCAAAGTTGTTTGAGGGCACCTACTCCGACACTCAGTCGCGCAGCACACGCAGCACACGCAGCTCCGTCCCCGACGACAACTCCATCTTCCGCAAGATCACTCAAAAGATGAGTgtgcgaggaggaggaggaggaggaggaggaagaggagagagtgtggcgGGTGGGGAGGAGGACACGAGGAAGACAGCTGAGCTGAAAAATCTCATGACAGTCGCAGAATAA
- the LOC116224606 gene encoding leukotriene B4 receptor 1-like — MDFFNATADPTMLSHYLQPSLSPSSSPGLSVSHQVGISILTIALVVGFPGNLFVVWSVLCRVRRRSVTCLLVFNLALADVLVLLTAPLFLRFLTAGVQGWEFGTATCKIVHYLCAVNMYTSIYLITLMSADRWLATSRPFVAQRLRTKRALLSIILAFWVLAFILALPMPFYRSNLQLFRHKNITSFFCIPHHWGSVDHQVFQYLVETFMGFLLPFSLIAGCYASVFRRLRTAMFKRRGRGSFLILAILAAFALFWLPYHIVNILQVIGLLTDTEWAIDAAKVARPNVTAFAFLSSSVNPVLYVFAGSSHIRNAGLGFMAKMFEGTYSDAQSRSTRTSRSSVPDDTSIFRKITQKMSVRGGGVGGGGESVAGGEEDTRKTAELKNLMTVAE, encoded by the exons ATGGACTTCTTTAACGCCACCGCTGACCCAACCATGCTATCCCATTACCtgcaaccctctctctctccctcctcttccccggGCCTCTCCGTCTCGCACCAGGTGGGCATCAGCATCCTGACCATAGCCCTGGTGGTGGGTTTCCCTGGCAACCTCTTCGTGGTGTGGTCGGTGCTGTGCCGCGTGCGCCGGCGCTCCGTCACCTGCCTGCTGGTGTTCAACCTGGCGTTGGCCGACGTGCTGGTCCTGCTGACCGCGCCGCTCTTTCTGCGCTTCCTGACGGCGGGCGTGCAGGGCTGGGAGTTTGGCACCGCCACGTGCAAGATCGTGCACTACCTCTGCGCCGTCAACATGTACACCTCCATCTACCTGATCACCCTGATGAGCGCCGACCGCTGGCTGGCCACCAGCAGGCCCTTCGTGGCACAGCGGCTGCGCACCAAGCGGGCACTACTTTCCATCATTCTGGCATTTTGGGTGCTGGCCTTCATTCTGGCACTGCCTATGCCTTTCtaccgcag CAACCTGCAGCTCTTCCGACACAAGAACATCACCTCCTTCTTCTGCATTCCTCACCACTGGGGCAGCGTAGACCATCAGGTGTTCCAGTACCTGGTGGAGACGTTCATGGGCTTCCTGCTGCCCTTCAGCCTCATCGCCGGCTGCTACGCCTCCGTCTTCCGCCGCCTGCGCACGGCCATGTTCAAGCGTCGCGGGCGGGGCAGCTTCCTCATCCTCGCCATCCTCGCCGCCTTCGCCCTCTTCTGGCTGCCGTACCACATCGTCAACATcctgcag gtGATCGGACTGCTGACAGACACCGAGTGGGCGATTGATGCGGCGAAGGTGGCGCGTCCCAACGTGACGGCGTTTGCGTTCCTGAGCAGCAGCGTGAATCCCGTGCTCTACGTGTTCGCTGGCAGCTCGCACATTCGCAACGCGGGCCTGGGCTTCATGGCGAAGATGTTTGAGGGCACCTACTCCGACGCTCAGTCGCGCAGCACACGCACCAGCCGCAGCTCCGTGCCCGACGACACGTCCATCTTCCGCAAGATCACTCAAAAGATGAGTgtgcgaggaggaggagtaggaggaggaggagagagtgtggcgGGTGGGGAGGAGGACACGAGGAAGACAGCCGAGCTGAAAAATCTCATGACAGTCGCAGAataa